The following are encoded together in the Rhizoctonia solani chromosome 10, complete sequence genome:
- a CDS encoding deoxyribose-phosphate aldolase, whose product MPTVKLDITLKDLSKMIDVSLLHPTMTDGEILAGLQDARTYDAAAACMKPYAVTMALEALEGTSVKVCPVIGFPAGNSTTAVKVYEATEVVKEGAQEVDMVINIGKALSGDWDYVSDEIGQINAAVTAGGAILKVIFETDYLQDPDIIRLCEICSAFGVGFVKSSTGYGFNKQSNGMYSYAGATDHNLKLMRQHSSEKVQIKAAGGVRTLDDLLRVRALGVTRVGATATKEILQEAVKRGIGKEPKTVEVTIPDVIAGRRVANEYLALGTLFSTGAIAWAASRGGSKKKPEPESLLDKAKSTLGVGDSDEEAFIKKFIADAEKEAKH is encoded by the exons ATGCCCACAGTCAAACTCGATATCACACTTAAAGATCTATCCAAAATGATCGATGTATCGCTCTTGCATCCGACCATGACCGACGGCGAAATACTGGCAGGACTCCAAGATGCGAGGAC ATACGACGCGGCTGCGGCTTGTATGAAGCCTTATGCGGTGACGATGGCTTTAGAAGCGCTCGAGGGGACGAGTGTGAAAGTGTGTCCTGTTATCGGGTTTCCGGCCGGGAACAGTACGACCGCTGTGAAGGTCTACGAAGCGACCGAGGTGGTAAAAGAG GGTGCTCAAGAAGTAGACATG GTGATCAATATAGGAAAAGCACTAAGCGGGGACTGGGACTACGTTTCCGACGAGATTGGACAAATCAACGCAGCAGTGACCGCCGGCGGAGCTATATTAAAAGTGATCTTCGAG ACGGACTACCTACAAGACCCGGATATTATCCGTCTTTGTGAGATATGCTCCGCGTTTGGCGTAGGGTTTGTCAAGAGTTCGACCGGGTACGGGTTTAACAAGCAGTCGAATGGGATGTACAGTTATGCCGGTGCGACGGATCATAACCTCAAACTTATGCGCCAACA CTCGAGCGAAAAAGTCCAGATCAAAGCAGCTGGCGGCGTCCGAACGCTCGACGACCTCTTACGCGTACGTGCACTGGGAGTAACAAGGGTCGGAGCAACAGCTACAAAGGAGATTCTTCAAGAAGCTGTAAAGCGCGGGATAGGGAAAGAGCCAAAGACGGTAGAGGTCACAATACCCGA CGTCATTGCCGGTCGCCGTGTGGCCAACGAGTACCTCGCACTCGGCACACTCTTCTCGACCGGTGCGATCGCATGGGCTGCGTCCCGCGGCGGCTCAAAGAAGAAACCCGAGCCGGAGAGTCTACTGGACAAGGCCAAGAGCACGCTGGGCGTTGGTGATTC TGATGAAGAGGCATT CATTAAGAAGTTCATCGCTGACGCGGAAAAGGAGGCCAAGCATTAG